The nucleotide window TTCAAGGTCATTACCCGAGGGGTCTGAATCACATTCTGTCCGGATGACAAAATCGCATGCTCTTTAATCACAGCGGTCAAACGACTGTTAGCCGTAATATGGATAGTTTGCAAGTTTGTGGAATCCGCAGTTTGCGTTTCAGCGTTTGACGTAATGGGTGTATTGGACATAGAGTAAGATGCTCGAATCAAAGATTATTTTTATAAACAGGAAGGTTTATTTATTGACCACCAAAGTGGCAGCAATCATATCGTGCAGACCTTGCTTCTTTTCAGTAAAGGCCACCATAATAAAACCGATAAACAGCAACAAGGCAGACAGGATTTTACTGAAATAACGTGCACTCGCTCTTAAAAAACTGATGCGTCCACCGTTTAAATCGGTGACTTTCATGCCCAGCAGCGACTTGCCAAAAGTGCCTTGTTTAGACGAACTTTCCATGCCGGCATAATAGAACCAAGTGAGCATCAAGGTAATCAAATTACCCATTAAACTCACGCCCAGCATCGCAGTTTCATCCTCCGGATCCAAGCCTTTGAACGCTAAAAACACCCCCATGATAATCATCAAGACAAAACTCAATAACATCAGAATCAACCAGTCGATGATATAGGCGGCGACACGTTTCCAAAAACCACCATAAGTGACCGGCTTGGTTTGAATGGCGGTTTGGATGGTGTTT belongs to Thiomicrorhabdus immobilis and includes:
- a CDS encoding RDD family protein, yielding MQDNQIANETANENTIQTAIQTKPVTYGGFWKRVAAYIIDWLILMLLSFVLMIIMGVFLAFKGLDPEDETAMLGVSLMGNLITLMLTWFYYAGMESSSKQGTFGKSLLGMKVTDLNGGRISFLRASARYFSKILSALLLFIGFIMVAFTEKKQGLHDMIAATLVVNK